The Anabaena sp. WA102 genome contains a region encoding:
- a CDS encoding DUF5615 family PIN-like protein: protein MIILLDENLLSKKLKQPFLHKGYIVYNVNDMGWRGFKDHQILDLAEKHPFDVFITADKNLPYQQNLTDKTLKIIILNSRSTRPDHLVPLMKKISEMISSLSIGSSVFINDAGEIESIG from the coding sequence ATGATTATATTGCTAGATGAAAATCTTTTAAGTAAAAAACTCAAACAACCTTTTTTACATAAAGGTTATATTGTTTACAATGTTAATGATATGGGGTGGCGTGGTTTTAAGGATCACCAAATTCTTGATTTGGCTGAAAAACATCCTTTTGATGTGTTTATTACGGCCGATAAAAATCTTCCTTATCAGCAAAATTTAACTGATAAGACTTTGAAAATTATTATTTTAAACTCTCGTAGCACTCGTCCTGATCATTTAGTGCCTCTAATGAAAAAAATTAGTGAAATGATCTCATCTTTATCAATAGGTTCATCTGTATTTATCAATGATGCGGGTGAGATTGAATCGATTGGTTAA
- a CDS encoding DUF433 domain-containing protein, with the protein MTLNNLLETQGIIHCDPEIMSGVPVFTGTRVPLQTFFDYLESEGGLAEFINDFPYLETQTMKVLENAAKLIIAQERCA; encoded by the coding sequence ATGACACTAAACAACTTATTAGAAACTCAGGGAATTATTCACTGCGATCCTGAAATTATGAGTGGAGTTCCAGTGTTTACGGGAACTCGTGTTCCTTTACAAACATTTTTTGATTATCTTGAAAGTGAGGGTGGATTAGCTGAGTTTATTAATGATTTTCCTTATCTGGAGACTCAAACTATGAAAGTTTTAGAAAATGCAGCTAAATTAATAATTGCTCAGGAACGTTGCGCTTAA
- a CDS encoding type II toxin-antitoxin system Phd/YefM family antitoxin, with amino-acid sequence MTQLEINQFQSNLTKYLDLVIKGEKIIITQDNKPVAEISPIQRPLKRGSAKGKVWISSDFNEPLEDFKDYME; translated from the coding sequence ATGACTCAACTAGAAATAAATCAATTCCAGTCTAATCTGACTAAATATCTTGACTTGGTAATCAAAGGAGAGAAAATCATTATTACACAAGATAATAAACCAGTGGCAGAAATTTCCCCAATTCAACGCCCATTGAAACGAGGTAGTGCTAAAGGAAAAGTGTGGATATCATCAGATTTTAACGAACCTCTCGAAGACTTTAAGGATTATATGGAATGA
- a CDS encoding type II toxin-antitoxin system VapC family toxin, whose protein sequence is MKLLLDTQIIIWFVNDDPQLNDHLKDLIEDKNNTIYLSIASLWEMSIKYNLGKLKFERSYQEFVELEIIQSCINLLDIKVNHLYVHSHLPLHHKDPFDRLIIAQSIAENIPLISVDSIFSQYPVTIIN, encoded by the coding sequence ATGAAATTATTATTGGATACCCAAATAATTATTTGGTTCGTTAACGATGATCCGCAACTAAATGATCATCTAAAAGATTTAATCGAAGACAAAAACAATACCATTTATTTAAGTATTGCTAGTCTTTGGGAAATGTCTATTAAATATAATTTAGGAAAACTAAAATTTGAGAGGTCATATCAAGAGTTTGTTGAGTTAGAAATTATCCAAAGTTGTATCAATTTACTTGACATCAAAGTAAACCACCTTTATGTTCATTCCCATTTGCCATTGCATCATAAAGACCCCTTTGATCGGCTCATTATTGCTCAATCCATAGCCGAAAATATTCCTCTCATCTCCGTTGATTCTATTTTTTCGCAGTACCCTGTAACAATAATCAATTAA
- a CDS encoding type II toxin-antitoxin system VapC family toxin: protein MIDIEPEIAEIVQTYIQNQVMPNDPLGDALHLAIASYHKCDFLLTWNCRHLANANKFGHIRRVNVMLCLYVPAFVTPLKLMEDN from the coding sequence TTGATAGATATCGAGCCGGAAATTGCTGAAATTGTGCAAACCTATATTCAAAATCAGGTTATGCCTAATGATCCTTTAGGCGATGCTCTCCATCTTGCCATAGCATCCTATCATAAATGTGATTTCTTGTTAACATGGAATTGTCGTCACTTAGCTAACGCTAACAAGTTTGGACATATTAGACGAGTGAATGTTATGCTATGCTTATATGTCCCTGCATTCGTGACACCTTTAAAATTAATGGAAGATAACTAA
- a CDS encoding endonuclease domain-containing protein → MNYLPYNKNLVSRAKELRQNMTLAEKKIWYDYLRDFKYRVHRQRPIDNFIVDFYCPKLKLVIEIDGDSHYAENAQKYDQERTEILQGYGLKVIRFNNEDVLHNFTGIVALIEELIPPNPPY, encoded by the coding sequence ATGAATTATCTACCATACAATAAAAATTTGGTATCGAGAGCTAAAGAGTTAAGACAAAATATGACTTTAGCAGAGAAAAAAATCTGGTATGATTATCTAAGGGACTTCAAATATAGAGTTCATAGACAACGCCCTATAGATAACTTTATTGTTGATTTTTATTGCCCAAAATTGAAGTTAGTTATTGAAATTGACGGCGATAGTCATTACGCCGAAAATGCTCAAAAATACGACCAAGAAAGAACGGAAATCTTACAAGGTTATGGTTTAAAAGTCATAAGATTTAATAATGAGGATGTCTTACATAATTTCACGGGTATTGTCGCATTAATTGAGGAGTTGATCCCCCCTAACCCCCCTTACTAA
- a CDS encoding type II toxin-antitoxin system RelE/ParE family toxin — protein sequence MSFVLLRSSAFIRSARKILKKQPEITENFQSILELLSTDPFHPRLKTHKLKGDLQDSWACSAGYDLRIIFTFVEHEESQAILLESVGTHDEVY from the coding sequence GTGAGTTTTGTTTTATTACGTTCCAGTGCATTTATTCGTTCAGCCCGAAAAATTTTAAAAAAACAACCAGAAATCACTGAAAATTTTCAAAGTATTCTGGAGTTATTATCTACAGATCCATTTCATCCACGCCTAAAAACTCATAAATTAAAAGGAGATTTACAAGATTCTTGGGCTTGTAGCGCAGGATATGATTTGAGAATTATTTTTACATTTGTTGAACATGAAGAATCACAAGCAATCCTGTTAGAGTCAGTCGGTACTCATGATGAAGTTTACTAA
- a CDS encoding type II toxin-antitoxin system HicB family antitoxin: MKIKAIIYPAQEGGYWAEVPALPGCITEGDTMEELINNLQDAIQGWLEVANEIQKPDPISQVIEIAV; this comes from the coding sequence ATGAAAATTAAAGCTATTATTTATCCTGCCCAAGAAGGGGGTTACTGGGCTGAAGTACCTGCACTTCCTGGTTGTATAACAGAAGGGGATACAATGGAAGAATTAATTAATAATCTTCAAGATGCTATACAAGGTTGGCTAGAAGTAGCAAATGAAATTCAAAAACCAGATCCAATCTCACAAGTGATTGAAATTGCAGTATGA
- a CDS encoding type II toxin-antitoxin system HicA family toxin: MKSISGKKLCKIVENKGWILKKITGSHHIYEKPDESKIIGSSVIFMENLVQNH; encoded by the coding sequence ATGAAATCAATTTCTGGGAAAAAATTATGTAAAATTGTTGAGAACAAAGGTTGGATTCTCAAAAAAATTACAGGCAGTCACCATATTTATGAAAAACCTGATGAAAGTAAAATTATTGGTTCTTCGGTTATTTTTATGGAAAACCTGGTTCAAAATCATTGA
- a CDS encoding type II toxin-antitoxin system HicA family toxin: MSIPVHRNQDLKLGTLKSIMKIAELVEDVEDDL, from the coding sequence ATTTCTATTCCTGTACATAGAAATCAAGATTTAAAACTTGGGACTTTAAAATCAATCATGAAGATAGCTGAATTGGTAGAAGATGTAGAAGATGATTTGTAA
- a CDS encoding Uma2 family endonuclease, with protein sequence MTIAAIKPTTIEEFLQLPETEPASEFIHGQIKQKPMPQGEHSQLQINLCETINQITKPQKIAKAFPELRCVFGGLAIVPDIAVFRWERIPRLPSGRIANRFEIHPDWAIEILSPDQRYKQVLAKLLHCAEYGTELGWLLDPEDESILVVDSDRRVRELKNSDHLPVITGVELDITVQEVFSWLIF encoded by the coding sequence ATGACTATTGCAGCAATTAAACCCACAACCATCGAAGAATTTTTGCAATTGCCAGAAACAGAACCTGCTTCTGAATTTATTCATGGACAAATCAAACAGAAACCTATGCCTCAAGGGGAACATAGCCAACTTCAGATCAATCTATGCGAAACTATTAATCAAATTACTAAACCTCAAAAAATTGCCAAAGCTTTTCCAGAACTACGCTGTGTTTTTGGTGGATTAGCAATCGTTCCAGATATAGCTGTATTTCGTTGGGAGCGAATCCCTCGGTTGCCATCAGGACGGATTGCCAATCGTTTTGAAATCCATCCAGATTGGGCTATTGAAATTCTCTCTCCCGATCAGAGATATAAACAAGTCCTAGCCAAATTACTACACTGTGCTGAGTATGGTACTGAGTTGGGTTGGTTGCTTGATCCTGAAGATGAGAGTATTTTAGTAGTAGATAGCGATCGCCGAGTTAGGGAACTTAAAAATAGCGATCACTTACCAGTTATTACAGGGGTTGAATTAGATATAACCGTTCAAGAAGTTTTTAGCTGGTTAATTTTTTGA
- a CDS encoding type II toxin-antitoxin system Phd/YefM family antitoxin, translated as MNIVNFSEARNNFKSVLDTVANDKNCTVIVRRDAEDAVVMSKSYYDSLMETVYLLKSPANAQHLEEAIAEYKAGKTQEHDLIDA; from the coding sequence ATGAACATCGTCAACTTTAGCGAAGCAAGAAACAATTTTAAATCCGTACTAGATACAGTGGCCAATGATAAAAACTGTACCGTCATTGTTAGAAGAGATGCGGAAGATGCTGTAGTCATGTCTAAAAGTTATTATGACAGTCTGATGGAAACAGTTTATCTGTTAAAATCCCCTGCTAATGCTCAACATTTAGAAGAAGCGATCGCCGAATACAAAGCAGGGAAAACACAAGAACACGATTTAATCGATGCGTAA
- a CDS encoding Txe/YoeB family addiction module toxin, with the protein MRKLAWGSKAWKDYLYWQSQDKKTLKRINQLIQDTLSDPFEGIGKPEPLKENLSGFWSRRIDETNRLIYAIDDDYLTIISYCNV; encoded by the coding sequence ATGCGTAAATTAGCTTGGGGTAGTAAAGCGTGGAAAGATTATCTTTATTGGCAATCTCAAGACAAGAAAACTTTAAAAAGAATCAATCAACTTATCCAAGATACTTTATCAGATCCCTTTGAAGGAATCGGTAAACCCGAACCTTTGAAAGAGAATTTGTCAGGTTTTTGGTCTCGCCGTATTGATGAAACAAATCGTCTTATTTATGCTATCGATGATGATTATCTGACAATTATTTCATATTGTAATGTTTGA
- a CDS encoding RnfABCDGE type electron transport complex subunit D codes for MTLCKDIRDYQILFLSLFLILGIATRDWTLHPEFIGVAIASCIITQIICSLLTKSEKTIPVINIRSPLITSLGLSLLLRADHWSTMALAGFAAIASKFIFQFGEKHFFNPANFGIIAVLTLTNDAWVSPGQWGEEWWYALLFVGTGGMILQRIGRWDTTAAFLGAYSLLAAIRNMWLGWTWDVYFHHLMSGSLLLFSLFMVTDPRSIPNAPMSRILWAISIALLTFILRNFFFIPTAVFWALFALAPLTIFLDRFWVTPRFSWWQQPELSAEK; via the coding sequence ATGACGTTGTGCAAAGATATTCGAGATTATCAAATTCTTTTTTTGAGTTTATTTCTGATTTTGGGAATTGCGACGCGAGACTGGACATTACATCCAGAATTTATTGGTGTGGCGATCGCCTCTTGCATTATAACTCAAATTATCTGCTCATTGCTCACTAAATCTGAAAAGACAATCCCAGTAATTAATATCCGTAGTCCCCTAATTACCTCTTTGGGACTGAGTTTATTACTACGCGCTGATCATTGGTCAACAATGGCTTTAGCTGGATTTGCAGCCATAGCTAGTAAATTTATTTTCCAATTTGGGGAAAAGCATTTTTTCAACCCTGCTAATTTTGGCATTATTGCCGTTCTTACCCTCACTAATGATGCTTGGGTATCCCCAGGACAATGGGGAGAAGAATGGTGGTATGCGTTGTTATTTGTGGGGACTGGAGGCATGATTTTACAGCGTATTGGTCGTTGGGATACTACCGCCGCTTTTCTAGGTGCTTATTCCCTCCTAGCAGCCATCAGAAATATGTGGTTAGGTTGGACTTGGGACGTTTATTTTCATCATTTAATGAGTGGATCTTTACTGTTATTTTCTTTATTTATGGTGACAGATCCGCGTTCAATTCCCAACGCCCCCATGAGTAGAATTTTATGGGCAATATCTATTGCTTTATTAACATTTATTTTGCGAAATTTCTTCTTTATTCCCACCGCTGTTTTTTGGGCTTTATTTGCCCTCGCACCCTTAACTATTTTCCTAGATAGATTCTGGGTTACACCGAGATTTTCTTGGTGGCAGCAACCAGAATTATCAGCAGAAAAATAA
- a CDS encoding DUF2330 domain-containing protein has product MQLLRLFMPLISALLAVLCFVPTAWAFCGFYVAKADTKLYNQASQVILARDGNRTVLTMANDFQGDVKDFAVVIPVPTVLKKEQVHVAQAKIIERLDAFSAPRLVEYFDSDPCAQDNIMTDMPAPQAAARMRGAENSMKKDSSLGVTVEAKFNVGEYDIVILSAKESGGLEIWLNRNGYKIPKGAKELLKPYIRSSMKFFVAKVNLDKFAELGYQLLRPLQISYESLKFMLPIRLGMINATKEQDLIVYILSPQGQAEITNYRTVKVPSDVNIPIFVKNEFGDFYKSMFQTSYTKEDKKVGFLEYAWDMSSCDPCSAEPLNNEELKQAGVFWLDNNSSDRPVSPRFRSRFPSSSVFITRLHVRYTRNKFPEDLMFQATSQRDSFQGRYILQHPFTGNLECSAGRQYKSSLNQRFEKEAQTLARLTNWNIQNIRQKMQLSVGNISTSWWDNFLAWFGL; this is encoded by the coding sequence ATGCAACTTTTACGCCTATTCATGCCCTTAATTTCTGCACTTTTAGCAGTGCTGTGTTTTGTGCCTACAGCTTGGGCTTTTTGTGGTTTTTATGTGGCTAAAGCTGATACAAAACTCTATAATCAAGCTTCACAAGTCATACTAGCAAGAGATGGAAATCGTACCGTCTTAACAATGGCTAATGATTTTCAAGGTGATGTTAAAGATTTTGCCGTTGTTATTCCCGTTCCCACTGTTTTAAAAAAAGAACAAGTTCATGTAGCCCAAGCGAAAATTATTGAACGATTAGATGCTTTTAGCGCCCCCAGATTAGTTGAATATTTCGATTCTGACCCCTGCGCTCAAGATAATATAATGACGGATATGCCAGCACCACAAGCAGCAGCAAGAATGAGAGGTGCAGAAAATAGCATGAAGAAAGATAGCAGTTTAGGTGTGACTGTTGAAGCCAAATTTAATGTTGGTGAATATGATATTGTCATCTTGAGTGCTAAAGAATCTGGTGGACTAGAAATTTGGCTAAATCGCAATGGTTATAAAATTCCTAAAGGTGCAAAGGAATTACTAAAACCCTATATTCGTTCTTCAATGAAATTCTTTGTTGCTAAAGTCAACTTAGATAAATTTGCCGAATTAGGTTATCAATTACTGCGTCCTTTGCAAATTTCCTACGAATCACTAAAGTTTATGTTACCGATTCGTTTAGGAATGATTAATGCTACCAAAGAACAAGATTTAATTGTTTATATTCTCTCACCCCAGGGACAGGCAGAAATTACTAATTATCGCACTGTTAAAGTTCCTTCCGATGTAAATATTCCTATTTTTGTGAAAAATGAATTTGGTGATTTTTATAAATCCATGTTCCAAACTTCCTACACCAAAGAAGATAAAAAAGTTGGCTTTTTGGAATATGCTTGGGATATGAGTAGTTGTGATCCTTGTTCTGCTGAACCACTCAATAATGAAGAATTAAAACAAGCGGGTGTGTTTTGGTTGGATAATAATAGCAGTGATAGACCAGTATCTCCCCGTTTTCGTTCTCGTTTTCCCAGTAGCAGTGTTTTCATTACTCGCTTGCACGTTCGCTACACCAGAAATAAATTTCCTGAAGATTTGATGTTTCAAGCAACTTCACAACGGGATTCTTTTCAAGGACGTTATATTTTACAACACCCATTTACAGGTAATCTCGAATGTAGTGCAGGAAGACAATATAAAAGTTCATTAAATCAGCGATTTGAAAAAGAAGCGCAAACTCTAGCTAGACTTACCAACTGGAATATCCAAAACATTCGCCAAAAAATGCAATTATCTGTGGGAAATATTTCTACTTCTTGGTGGGATAATTTCTTAGCTTGGTTTGGTCTGTAA
- a CDS encoding WD40 repeat domain-containing protein codes for MHTLTAHSQDVNDVAINPDGQTLVSGSYFPSHQPRC; via the coding sequence ATTCATACCCTAACTGCACATTCTCAGGATGTAAATGATGTAGCCATCAACCCTGATGGTCAAACTTTGGTGAGTGGGAGTTACTTCCCTAGCCATCAGCCCCGATGCTAG
- a CDS encoding CO2 hydration protein, translated as MITTKNSPTYNPLAEYIQRLQTGQVLLKDSPENVLEVVGILKSYGVVLDAYSKNLIYIAEHQFLVFFPFFKYFDGDISVAKLFRHLWHDRINFEYAEYCMKTMMWHGGGGLDAYLDTQEFHDRAKAVIAAKFKYNPLIWGVNELFPEFLIEQLRVSAYYTGLGQFWRVMADMFLNLSDRYDNGEIKTIPQVVEHIKLALVADAMKPITYSVKIGDKVYDLIPQSVGLTFLADTAIPYVEAVFFRGTPFLGTVSLNAQAYQVPPDLSRFQYGALYADPLPIGGAGIPPTLLMQDMRHYLPEYLHNIYRRSLRGEDDLRVQICMSFQKSMFCVTSAAILGLLPYPLDSQDPSEQKHNQVYLEKWMSRLENSRLLEVNK; from the coding sequence ATGATAACGACTAAAAACAGCCCCACTTACAACCCTCTAGCTGAATATATTCAACGCTTACAAACTGGTCAGGTATTACTTAAAGATAGTCCCGAAAACGTTCTAGAAGTTGTTGGTATTCTCAAAAGTTATGGTGTAGTTTTAGATGCCTATTCTAAAAATCTTATTTACATTGCTGAACATCAATTTTTAGTATTTTTTCCCTTCTTTAAATATTTTGATGGCGATATTTCTGTTGCCAAATTATTCCGCCATTTATGGCATGATCGGATTAATTTTGAATATGCTGAATATTGCATGAAAACCATGATGTGGCATGGTGGCGGCGGTTTAGACGCATACTTAGATACTCAAGAATTTCACGATAGAGCTAAAGCTGTTATTGCTGCTAAATTTAAATATAATCCCCTCATTTGGGGAGTAAATGAACTGTTTCCCGAATTCTTGATAGAACAGTTACGAGTCTCTGCTTATTATACTGGGTTAGGTCAATTTTGGCGAGTCATGGCGGATATGTTTCTGAATTTATCAGATCGCTATGACAACGGCGAAATTAAAACAATTCCCCAAGTTGTAGAACATATTAAATTGGCTTTAGTTGCAGATGCAATGAAACCAATTACATATAGTGTCAAAATTGGCGATAAAGTTTATGATCTTATTCCTCAATCAGTTGGGTTAACCTTCCTTGCAGATACCGCAATTCCCTATGTAGAAGCGGTATTTTTTAGAGGCACACCATTTTTAGGTACAGTTTCTTTAAACGCACAAGCATATCAAGTTCCCCCAGATTTATCTCGATTTCAATATGGTGCATTATACGCAGATCCTTTACCTATTGGTGGTGCAGGTATTCCTCCCACATTGTTAATGCAGGATATGCGCCATTATCTCCCAGAATATTTACATAATATTTATCGTCGCAGTCTTCGGGGTGAAGATGATTTGCGAGTGCAAATTTGTATGAGTTTCCAAAAGTCTATGTTTTGTGTAACTAGTGCCGCAATTTTAGGACTTTTACCTTATCCTCTAGATAGTCAAGATCCATCTGAGCAAAAACATAATCAAGTTTATTTAGAAAAGTGGATGTCAAGATTAGAGAATTCCCGGTTATTGGAAGTGAATAAATAG
- a CDS encoding NADH-quinone oxidoreductase subunit M: MLSTLILLPLIGAAFIGFYPFTISGKLSRIIAFVFSVIIFLWSIFLGIQFNPGEIGQQFAESLPWIDAIGLNYNLGIDGLSLPLLILNGLLTCIAIYSSDESQQRPRFYYSLILLLSAGVIGAFLAQDLLLFFLFYELELIPLYLLIAIWGGEKRGYAATKFLIYTAFSGIVILASFLGMVWLSGSPSFGLATLNAQSLPLATQILLLAGILVGFGIKIPLVPFHTWLPDAHVEASTPISVLLAGILLKLGTYGLLRFGMNLLPDAWAYAAPWLATWAVVSVLFGASCAIAQTDMKKMVAYSSIGHMGYVLLAAAASTPLSVLGAVMQMISHGLISAMLFLLVGVVYKKAGSRDLNVIRGLLNPERGLPVIGSLMIFAVMASAGIPGMVGFISEFIVFRGSFAIFPVQTLLAMLGNGLTAVYFLILLNRAFFGRLSAAVTNLPRVYWSDRIPAIILAVAIVIFGIQPNWLVYYTQATITTMVKTNNHHLVANREPLDS; encoded by the coding sequence ATGCTCAGTACATTGATCTTACTGCCGTTAATTGGTGCGGCTTTTATTGGTTTCTATCCTTTTACCATCTCTGGTAAACTATCCCGAATCATTGCTTTCGTCTTTAGCGTGATTATTTTTTTATGGAGTATTTTCCTGGGAATTCAGTTTAATCCCGGAGAAATTGGTCAACAGTTTGCTGAATCCTTACCTTGGATAGATGCTATTGGCTTAAACTACAATTTGGGTATAGATGGTTTATCTCTCCCGTTGTTAATTCTCAATGGACTATTAACCTGTATTGCTATTTATAGCAGCGATGAATCCCAACAACGTCCGAGATTTTACTACTCTCTAATTCTGCTCTTAAGTGCTGGGGTGATAGGAGCATTTTTAGCACAGGATTTATTATTATTCTTCCTGTTTTATGAATTGGAACTAATACCCCTATATTTGCTAATTGCGATTTGGGGGGGAGAAAAACGGGGTTATGCAGCCACAAAATTTCTGATTTATACAGCTTTTTCAGGAATCGTCATTTTAGCCAGTTTCCTGGGGATGGTTTGGTTAAGTGGTTCTCCCAGTTTTGGACTAGCAACCTTAAATGCCCAATCTCTACCCTTAGCAACCCAAATTTTACTCCTTGCCGGAATTTTGGTAGGATTTGGCATTAAAATTCCCCTCGTTCCCTTCCATACTTGGCTACCAGATGCCCACGTTGAAGCCTCTACACCCATATCTGTGCTATTGGCGGGGATATTATTAAAATTAGGGACTTATGGCTTACTGCGATTTGGGATGAATTTATTGCCAGATGCTTGGGCTTATGCAGCACCTTGGTTAGCTACATGGGCAGTAGTTAGTGTTTTGTTTGGGGCATCTTGTGCGATCGCGCAAACGGACATGAAAAAAATGGTAGCCTATAGTTCTATCGGTCACATGGGCTATGTCTTATTAGCAGCAGCCGCATCCACACCCCTCAGCGTTTTGGGTGCAGTCATGCAAATGATTAGTCACGGGTTAATATCCGCCATGTTATTTCTGTTGGTGGGAGTTGTTTACAAAAAAGCTGGTAGTCGAGATTTAAATGTCATTCGGGGACTATTAAACCCAGAACGAGGTTTACCAGTTATTGGTAGTTTAATGATTTTTGCCGTTATGGCCAGTGCAGGTATACCGGGAATGGTGGGATTTATTTCCGAATTTATTGTTTTTCGGGGCAGTTTTGCCATTTTCCCCGTCCAAACATTATTAGCCATGCTCGGAAATGGTTTAACTGCGGTTTACTTCCTAATTCTCTTAAATCGTGCCTTTTTTGGGCGGTTATCAGCAGCAGTTACTAACTTACCTCGTGTGTATTGGAGCGATCGCATCCCTGCAATCATATTAGCAGTAGCGATCGTTATTTTTGGTATTCAACCCAATTGGTTAGTCTATTATACCCAAGCCACAATTACCACCATGGTAAAAACTAATAATCATCATCTAGTAGCAAATCGGGAACCATTGGATTCTTAA